One part of the Hydra vulgaris chromosome 01, alternate assembly HydraT2T_AEP genome encodes these proteins:
- the LOC136074682 gene encoding uncharacterized protein LOC136074682, giving the protein MTTSEVFNFTEIPVIDNGIERCEDSEYEPIVGTNLNSGDIRIVVPEQNLFSHPSKAYLLFEGQLVKSADGSAYADADAVALTNNGIMQLFSKITYQLGNQDIESIYYPGQATTMLGLLNYSNDFQLAQGLNQLWYKDTSSTAATDNTGFATGQQYIIKSPTTNGTFSFCVPLRHIFGFCDDYDKVIYGLKHTITLTRQSDSSAIFRLSTAAAGKVNLTKISLFIPSVRPSFEEEKKIDNEMKRKVEAPLRFQTGRNAGDQTVNSALFDHCDLKNIYIVYNNSTIQYSALDYYCSFPNQQFSRIYRDASMFKERFYGMSEMIANSNITPSDYKDLYPIFVFDVSKQSEKLKSATVQLQVKAFFNTTVPANTQAYAIVISDKIMKLVSDGNKFDIKY; this is encoded by the exons atgactaCTTCTgaagtatttaattttacagAAATTCCAGTAATAgataatggaattgaaagatgTGAAGATAGTGAATATGAACCAATTGTTGGAACAAATCTAAATTCGGGAGATATAAGAATTGTCGTTCCagaacaaaatttgttttcacaTCCCTCTAAAGCATATCTCTTATTTGAAGGGCAACTTGTTAAATCTGCTGATGGATCAGCTTATGCTGATGCAGATGCAGTAGCTCTTACAAATAATGGTATTATgcaattattttctaaaataacgTACCAATTAGGGAACCAAGATATAGAATCTATTTATTATCCAGGTCAAGCAACTACAATGCTAGGATTGCTTAATTATTCAAATGACTTTCAATTAGCGCAAGGATTAAATCAATTGTGGTATAAAGATACATCATCAACAGCAGCTACTGATAATACAGGGTTTGCAACCGGGCAACAATACATAATTAAAAGTCCAACTACAAATGGTACTTTTTCATTTTGCGTACCTTTAAGACATATTTTTGGATTCTGTGATGACTATGATAAAGTTATTTATGGACTTAAACATACAATAACTCTTACAAGACAAAGTGATAGTTCTGCAATTTTTAGGCTTTCAACTGCAGCTGCAGGAAAAGTTAATCTTACTAAAATATCATTGTTTATTCCAAGTGTAAGACCATCATTTgaagaagagaaaaaaattgataatgaaaTGAAAAGAAAAGTGGAAGCTCCATTAA GATTTCAAACAGGAAGAAATGCTGGAGACCAAACTGTCAATTCAGCATTATTCGATCATTGtgacttgaaaaatatttacattgtttataataatagcACTATCCAATATTCTGCCCTTGACTATTATTGTTCATTTCCAAATCAGCAATTTTCAAGAATTTATAGAGATGCATCAATGTTTAAAGAGAGATTTTATGGAATGAGTGAAATGATTGCAAACAGCAATATAACTCCTTCTGACTATAAAGATTTATACCCCATATTTGTTTTTGATGTTAGCAAAcaatcagaaaaattaaaatcagctaCAGTACAACTACAagttaaagcattttttaatacaaCTGTACCAGCAAATACTCAAGCATATGCTATTGTAATAtctgataaaataatgaaacttGTATCAGATggtaataaatttgatattaaatattaa
- the LOC136074681 gene encoding uncharacterized protein LOC136074681, with protein MAKERISDLVDILILLHWVTPKGGDEEGFARSTIYDNLKRLETVKSFSDRKHPGRPTSWTRENKAELTRLVNNRKGVSQRKIGIKFSVNQSTIARQLKKINIKYRKCEKTPKYTIEQQIKAKKRSRKLVNQLYNTKSLQAIDDEKYYCFSGDNMPASSGYYTNNKKTCPESVRIIGKEKFPKKLLKWIAISDCGMSEQLFRTSKAVAINSSIYINECLEKRLLPFIHKYHGDFNYLFWSDLASSHYSKDSLNWMDQYVSYVDKESNPPNVPQARPIENFWAHLAQKVYEGDWQASTEQVLIYRIKLKLQEIDLNFLQSHMKGVRAKLRSIADGGVFSYKK; from the exons ATGGCAAAGGAAAGGATAAGTGATTTGGTTGATATCTTAATTCTATTGCATTGGGTTACCCCAAAAGGTGGGGATGAG gaAGGATTTGCTCGAAGTACAATATATGATAACCTAAAAAGACTTGAAACTGTTAAATCGTTTTCTGATAGAAAGCACCCTGGTCGTCCGACATCCTGGACTAGAGAAAACAAAGCCGAATTAACGAGACTTGTCAACAATCGAAAAGGGGTCAGTCAGAGAAAAATAGGTATTAAATTCAGTGTAAATCAATCGACAATTGCTcgtcagttaaaaaaaattaatattaaatatagaaaatgtgAAAAGACTCCAAAATACACTATAGAACAACAAATAAAGGCAAAGAAAAGAAGCAGGAAACTAGTTAACCAACTCTATAACACAAAATCGCTTCAAGCCATCGATGACGAAAAATACTATTGTTTTTCAGGGGACAACATGCCTGCAAGTTCTGGATACTACacaaacaacaaaaagacaTGCCCAGAAAGTGTTCGTATTATAGGAAAAGAgaaatttccaaaaaagttattaaagtgGATAGCCATATCTGACTGTGGTATGTCCGAGCAATTGTTTCGCACTTCCAAGGCTGTAGCGATCAATTCATCaatctatattaatgaatgttTAGAAAAACGACTTCTTCCATTTATTCACAAGTATCATGGAGactttaactatttattttggtCAGATTTAGCAAGTTCTCATTATTCTAAAGATTCTCTAAATTGGATGGACCAATATGTCTCCTACGTTGATAAAGAATCCAATCCCCCAAATGTGCCTCAAGCACGaccaattgaaaatttttgggCACATTTGGCACAGAAGGTTTACGAGGGAGATTGGCAAGCTTCAACAGAGCAAGTTTTGATTTATCGCATTAAACTAAAACTACAAGAAattgatttaaactttttacagtCGCATATGAAAGGCGTCAGAGCAAAATTGAGATCAATTGCAGATGGTGgtgttttttcatataaaaaataa